The Portunus trituberculatus isolate SZX2019 chromosome 19, ASM1759143v1, whole genome shotgun sequence genome contains a region encoding:
- the LOC123505998 gene encoding uncharacterized protein LOC123505998, translating into MDRAKKVEKYVDSLVVEDLNHRGRVTPVLPGEDRLTHEDFTRKRNHILQTRPKNYLEGAEEIISLESPTPARRTEVDLRAEQDARRSEMRLEGIHYVPQRPPVLTQDSFTAPATVMSPEDYEDYIGEPVEKDYPELAGPVESPRPATPVSPPPLRPPRTCRPRARGNPTVLLRGTPSRPGACPTGRGGAHTSGPLSGSASMNFMDDHSPTNGNGDFYRRCVARCPRQPPRPACGSFSLTSSCSPATTPSGCSKGLPRSPPIHLLNNNESINSFASHFRTSCVASSDLVSGGERRPKRTVSVSSSSANDSSRNNSTSASEHSSMSISSASSSVSNVNKNRTKLFLPTSTTSLPEISVEPPTPQAPKPKDVIDRENKIKYDLLVPGYRSMFLTVPGVDDDCSDRFLPKYSLDSDDDDDSSSEEDDDIVHKPKVLGSLTGLAEGRGLKRYGSSCDIAKLAKGFPEEEAYQQYIQDDYCNDDYNGNVNANNRMSKVGGTGSGPFVAGKLAMFEKVVEEEHQKFIEGQEVRKRIFRAPRKSGEYIEKFYSPQVISSIDARAIDRNHSPPYEDEYDNLDHSRPCTPRGVETPYGGHTSPRRTSTSNYTYRSSDSSNVYTSKPSSPLPRAISPPTKSISPPLPSSLSPPRARSPSPVAKSPSPVARSLSPPGRSYSPSVRAPSVAASTNYHDDYDLYPERPMSPTSTLYKAETRQVTPAHGGTRLGSGSEPRTSPDVGNQRLGYQESLERRTDEVLEMLDMSYLDEAPAPSRLSRSSASPPPAGGREEVTRSSASRSPPPDLSGDQLDDVFEIEEEDVMGSTTSLRGQKKRSAPRPPTPPHGAAASPPAEGKLGAFFKGKLGKDSSAPKEKKEKKKDKKDKSKEKEKKEKVKKEERGAAGGAAGGKRFQLFGGKKASEPQSPTQDSPQASPKKDKSGGKRRLFGRGKENFLGRSPQTQQTPDSQVARMTGGSFDQESVSLEDDEFL; encoded by the exons ATGGATCGCGCCAAAAAGGTGGAGAAGTATGTGGACTCCCTGGTGGTGGAGGACCTGAACCACCGTGGTCGTGTGACTCCTGTTCTGCCTGGCGAGGACCGCCTCACGCACGAGGACTTCACACGCAAAAGAAATCACATTTTACAGACGCGTCCAAAGAATTACCTCGAGGGTGCTGAGGAAATCATCTCTCTGGAGTCACCGACTCCCGCACGCCGCACGGAGGTGGATCTTAGGGCTGAGCAGGACGCCAGGAGGAGCGAGATGAGGCTTGAGGGCATCCACTACGTCCCTCAGCGGCCCCCAGTGTTGACTCAGGACAGCTTCACCGCGCCAGCCACTGTGATGTCGCCGGAGGATTACGAGGACTACATTGGGGAACCGGTGGAGAAAGACTACCCGGAACTGGCGGGCCCAGTCGAATCGCCCAGACCTGCCACACCTGTTTCCCCCCCACCT CTACGGCCCCCAAGAACCTGTCGCCCCAGAGCCAGAGGAAATCCCACAGTACTACTGCGAGGAACCCCCTCCCGCCCCGGAGCCTGCCCCACTGGCCGTGGAGGAGCCCACACCTCGGGTCCTCTCTCAGGATCAGCCTCGATGAACTTCATGGACGATCACAGCCCCACTAACGGTAACGGTGACTTCTATCGCCGCTGCGTAGCCAGGTGTCCCCGCCAGCCCCCCAGACCCGCCTGCGGTAGTTTTAGCCTAACCTCCTCCTGTAGCCCCGCCACCACGCCCAgcggttgtagtaaagggttgCCGCGTAGTCCCCCAATCCACCTCCTGAACAATAATGAAAGCATTAATAGTTTCGCTAGCCACTTTAGGACTAGTTGCGTGGCGAGTAGTGAcctagtgagtggtggtgagaggcggCCAAAGAGAACCGTGAGTGTGAGTAGTTCCTCCGCCAACGACTCCTCCAGGAACAACAGTACAAGTGCTTCTGAACACAGTAGTATGTCTATAAGTAGTGCGTCGAGTAGTGTGTCGAATGTTAACAAAAACAGAACCAAGCTCTTTCTGCCGACGAGTACAACGAGTTTACCCGAGATCTCAGTAGAGCCCCCAACCCCCCAGGCGCCCAAGCCTAAGGACGTCATTGATCGCGAGAACAAGATCAAGTACGACCTGCTGGTGCCGGGCTACCGCAGTATGTTCCTCACCGTGCCCGGCGTAGACGACGACTGTAGCGATAGATTCCTCCCCAAATATTCCCTTGACAgcgacgatgacgatgacagTAGTAGTGAGGAAGACGATGATATTGTTCATAAACCAAAGGTTTTGGGCTCCCTCACAGGTCTGGCTGAGGGCCGCGGCCTGAAACGGTACGGCAGCAGCTGCGACATCGCCAAGCTAGCCAAGGGCTTCCCTGAGGAGGAAGCGTACCAACAGTACATCCAGGACGACTACTGCAATGACGACTACAACGGGAACGTCAACGCCAACAACCGCATGTCTAAGGTTGGCGGCACTGGGTCCGGTCCCTTCGTGGCAGGTAAGCTGGCCATGTTcgagaaggtggtggaggaggaacaccAGAAGTTCATTGAGGGccaggaggtgaggaagaggatcTTCCGCGCGCCAAGGAAGAGCGGCGAGTACATCGAGAAGTTCTACAGTCCCCAGGTCATCAGCAGCATCGACGCGAGGGCAATCGACAGGAACCACAGTCCTCCCTACGAGGACGAGTATGACAACCTGGACCACTCCAGGCCTTGCACTCCCAGGGGTGTGGAGACGCCCTATGGGGGCCACACAAGTCCGCGCCGCACCTCAACCTCCAACTACACGTATCGCTCCTCAGACTCCAGCAACGTGTACACCAGCAAACCCTCCTCACCACTGCCTCGCGCCATCTCCCCGCCCACCAAATCCATCTCACCCCCTCTGCCAAGCAGCCTCTCTCCTCCCAGAGCCAGGTCACCCTCCCCTGTGGCCAAGTCCCCCTCCCCCGTAGCCAGATCTCTCTCCCCACCAGGCAGGTCTTACTCCCCCTCAGTCAGGGCTCCATCCGTGGCGGCCAGCACTAACTACCACGATGACTACGACTTGTACCCAGAGAGACCGATGTCGCCCACCTCTACCCTTTACAAAGCTGAGACACGCCAGGTGACGCCCGCCCACGGTGGCACCAGGCTAGGCTCCGGCAGCGAGCCAAGGACGAGTCCAGACGTCGGCAATCAGCGCCTCGGCTACCAGGAGAGCCTCGAGCGACGCACTGACGAG GTGCTCGAGATGCTGGATATGAGTTACCTGGACGAGGCGCCTGCACCCTCACGCCTTTCACGCTCCtctgcctcgcctcctcctgcaggtg GCCGAGAGGAGGTGACCAGGAGCAGCGCGTCGAGGTCACCGCCACCTGACCTCTCCGGTGACCAATTAGATGACGTGTTTGAGATTGAGGAG GAGGATGTCATGGGCTCAACTACTTCACTTAGGGGGCAGAAAAAGCGATCTGCCCCACGCCCGCCCACGCCTCCCCACGGGGCTGCCGCGTCGCCCCCCGCCGAGGGTAAACTAGGGGCGTTCTTCAAGGGGAAACTCGGTAAGGATTCCTCTGCcccaaaagagaagaaggagaagaagaaggacaagaaagataagagcaaggagaaggaaaagaaggagaaggtgaagaaggaggagagaggagcagcaggaggcgccgcaggagggaagag